A part of Vulpes lagopus strain Blue_001 chromosome 4, ASM1834538v1, whole genome shotgun sequence genomic DNA contains:
- the SRP19 gene encoding signal recognition particle 19 kDa protein, with product MACAAARSPAEQDRFICIYPAYLNNKKTIAEGRRIPISKAVENPTATEIQDVCSAVGLNVFLEKNKMYSREWNRDVQYRGRVRVQLKQEDGSLCLVQFPSRKSVMLYAAEMIPKLKTRTQKTGGGDQSLQQGEGSKKGKGKKKK from the exons ATGGCGTGCGCCGCCGCGCGGTCCCCGGCCGAGCAGGACAG GTTCATCTGCATCTACCCCGCGTACCTGAACAACAAGAAGACCATCGCCGAGGGCCGGCGCATCCCCATCAGCAAG GCTGTTGAAAATCCTACAGCTACTGAGATTCAAGATGTGTGCTCAGCAGTCGGACTTAATGTATTCCTTGAG aaaaataaaatgtactctaGAGAGTGGAATCGTGATGTTCAGTACAGGGGCAGAGTCCGGGTCCAACTCAAGCAGGAAGACGGCAGCCTCTGTCTCGTACAGTTCCCATCAC GTAAGTCAGTAATGTTGTATGCAGCAGAAATGATACCTAAACTAAAAACAAGGACACAAAAAACAGGAGGTGGGGACCAAAGTCTTCAGCAAGGAGAgggaagtaaaaaaggaaaaggaaagaagaagaagtga